In one window of Blastocatellia bacterium DNA:
- a CDS encoding DUF87 domain-containing protein, giving the protein MSSASEKTGNGKGPQSARVDGAIEQLNALPENEDLARRAAEAEGAIAFVHFDPSAAKSHIIQALVHSNDLATVHRGMYVHMVSTKDGRRYSGRIVEGPFYNPDALKRDSTPVQFIILNQGQGKVLAVPEYHGWVQIEVLGEERNGVLTGATRRPHPASPVLPYDETMMTAMLNLEGNIRLGLLDNYQGIFVEIDGDNKGVVPRNWLTVGTIGSGKTNTCQVFIEETLAAGYAQVVVDPEGEYIFMDQPSSAANIAEDLKPFERSPRGAAGITVYRPPLAESKCKDAIEFSVPFDSLSPEIVMEITEMNTAQQTRFTFLYEQAVQIARKKKGQAVAIDSEDVDLSRGYPGITLAWLLRMLDQEFEYYFWRREHKKTAKSRRKASDDDKTDAETDTDAAEKSPETYCHKYQLEPLMQDQTDAASYGALRKKLRELQMMHIFDRKDAPPLDVKKLSEPGHLSVIDMSDSREQQVVNIVIADLLARMYHYKMSLSEEENTRRRVFLTIEEAHGFVSREKQERMEQTLDQLRRIARRGRKRWLALHFVTQSPQHLPSELFELANNKIIHQTTGAENLRVLKAAAGSVNEAIWEEVPSLGKGRAIIVSSQYPHPIITQIRPASSKREFMR; this is encoded by the coding sequence ATGTCCAGCGCCAGTGAAAAGACCGGCAACGGCAAAGGGCCGCAATCGGCCAGAGTTGACGGCGCCATCGAACAATTGAACGCGCTCCCGGAAAATGAAGACCTCGCGCGTCGAGCCGCCGAAGCCGAAGGCGCGATCGCCTTCGTCCACTTCGATCCCTCCGCCGCGAAAAGCCATATCATTCAGGCGCTGGTGCACAGCAACGACCTGGCGACGGTGCATCGCGGCATGTACGTGCACATGGTCAGCACGAAGGACGGGCGCCGCTACAGCGGTCGCATCGTCGAAGGGCCGTTTTACAACCCCGACGCGCTCAAGCGCGACTCGACGCCTGTGCAGTTCATCATCCTGAATCAGGGGCAGGGCAAGGTGCTTGCCGTGCCCGAATATCACGGCTGGGTGCAGATCGAGGTTCTCGGTGAAGAGCGCAACGGTGTGCTTACGGGCGCGACCCGCCGCCCGCATCCGGCCTCGCCCGTGCTGCCTTACGACGAGACGATGATGACGGCGATGCTGAACCTGGAAGGCAACATCCGCCTGGGGCTGCTCGATAATTATCAGGGCATCTTCGTCGAGATCGATGGCGACAACAAAGGCGTCGTGCCGCGCAACTGGCTGACGGTCGGCACCATCGGCAGCGGCAAGACCAACACCTGCCAGGTCTTCATCGAAGAGACGCTGGCCGCGGGTTATGCGCAGGTGGTTGTTGACCCTGAGGGCGAATACATCTTCATGGATCAGCCATCGAGCGCCGCCAACATCGCCGAAGACCTGAAACCGTTCGAGCGCTCGCCGCGCGGTGCGGCGGGCATTACGGTCTACCGGCCGCCGCTTGCCGAATCGAAGTGCAAGGATGCCATAGAGTTTTCTGTGCCCTTCGATTCCCTCAGCCCGGAGATCGTCATGGAGATCACCGAGATGAACACCGCCCAGCAGACGCGCTTCACCTTCCTCTACGAGCAGGCGGTTCAGATTGCCCGCAAGAAGAAAGGCCAGGCTGTGGCAATTGACAGCGAAGACGTTGATCTGTCGAGGGGCTACCCGGGCATCACGCTCGCCTGGCTGCTACGGATGCTCGATCAGGAGTTTGAGTATTACTTCTGGCGGCGCGAGCACAAGAAGACGGCTAAGTCCAGACGCAAGGCGTCAGACGACGATAAAACCGACGCGGAAACCGATACTGACGCGGCTGAGAAGAGCCCCGAGACCTACTGCCACAAGTACCAGCTTGAGCCGCTGATGCAAGACCAGACAGACGCAGCTTCTTATGGGGCGTTGCGCAAGAAGCTGCGCGAGCTTCAGATGATGCACATCTTTGACCGCAAAGATGCGCCGCCGCTCGATGTCAAAAAACTCAGCGAGCCGGGCCATCTGTCGGTCATCGATATGAGCGATTCGCGCGAGCAGCAGGTGGTGAACATCGTCATCGCCGATCTGCTGGCGCGAATGTATCACTACAAGATGAGCTTGAGTGAAGAGGAGAACACCCGTCGCCGCGTCTTTCTGACGATTGAAGAGGCGCACGGCTTCGTGTCGCGCGAGAAGCAGGAGCGCATGGAACAGACGCTCGACCAGTTGCGCAGGATTGCGCGCCGTGGCCGCAAGCGATGGCTGGCGCTGCACTTCGTCACGCAGTCGCCACAGCATCTGCCGTCGGAGCTGTTCGAGCTGGCCAACAACAAGATCATCCATCAGACGACCGGGGCCGAGAACTTGCGGGTGTTGAAAGCTGCGGCGGGCAGCGTGAACGAAGCGATCTGGGAAGAGGTGCCGAGCCTGGGCAAAGGCCGGGCGATCATCGTTTCGAGCCAGTACCCGCATCCGATCATCACGCAGATTCGCCCGGCCTCGTCGAAGCGGGAGTTTATGCGGTAG